In Thermoanaerobacterium xylanolyticum LX-11, the genomic window CCTCCTGTCACTAATGCCGTTTTAATTTCCCTGTCCATTCAGTTTACCTCCAAAGTGGATAAAAGTTTATCAAGCGAACTCATATCTTCGAAATTGATGGCTTTTTTTGTCTTATCTATTCTCTTCATAAATCCAGTAAGTGTTTTTCCTGGTCCTATTTCAATGAAAACTTCAACTTGATCATCAATCATCTTTCTTACTGATTGTTCCCATAAAACAGGACTGCTTACCTGCTTCACTAAGGTCTTTTTAACTTCGTCAATTTTAAGGTAATCCGCAGTAACATTAGTAATAACAGGGACTAACATATCAAATATTGGAACCTGCTTCAAATCTTCTTCTAATTTAATGCCTGCATCCTTAAGCATACTGCAGTGAAATGGTGCACTAACAGGCAACATAACTGCTTTTTTTGCCCCTTTTTCTTTAGCAAGTTCTACAGCTTTTTCTAAAGCTTTAATTTCACCTGCAATCGATAATTGCCCTGGGCAATTGTAGTTAGCTGGTTCAACAACACCAAATTCTCTTATATTATAGCATATATTCTCTACCACTTCGTTGTCAAGCCCTATTATTGCTGCCATTCCTCCTATACCTATTGGAACAGCATTTTGCATGTATTCTCCTCTTTTCTTCACAAGCTTCACTGCATCTTTAAAAGATAATACACCTGAATATACAAGAGAACTGTATTCACCTAAGCTTAAGCCAGCCGTCACATCTGCTTTCAACCCTCTTTTTGATAGCACCTTAGTTAATGCAATACTTACTGTCAATATGGCAGGTTGTGTATTTTCTGTCTTCATTAATTCTTCATCAGGACCTTCAAAACATAATCTAGTAATATCGTATCTTAATGCATCATTTGCCTCTTCAAAAACTTCTCTCGCCTCAGCATAATTTTCATATATTTCTTTGCCCATTCCTGTATATTGTGCACCTTGTCCTGGATATATAAATGCAATTTTCATCTTTTAAAGCCTCCATATAAACTTACAATAATTTTCTCAGCATCATTAAACAAATCCTCAATTATTGCTTTAGCAGGCTTAATATCGTTTATAAGACCAGATATTTGACCAGCCATAACAGAACCATTTAAAACATCTCCATATACTACTGCATCTCTTAACTTTCCTGCACCTAATTGTTCCAACTCTTCTTTTGAAGCTCCATTTTGTTCTGCTTTTTCAAACTCTCTTGTAAGATGATTTTTTAAAGATCTTACGGGATGTCCTGTAGTTCTGCCAGTCACAACTGCATCTCTGTCCTTAGCATTTATTATGTACTCCTTATATTTTTCATTTGCTGTACATTCCGTACAACATACAAATCGTGTGCCCAACTGAACACCTTGAGCTCCAAGGCAAAAAGCTGCAGCAACACCTCTTCCGTCGCCAATGCCACCTGCCGCTATGACAGGTATACTCACCGCATCAACAACTTGCGGCACTAAAGCCATAGTAGTAAGCTCACCTATATGTCCACCTGATTCTGTTCCTTCTGCTACAACTGCATCTACTCCAATTGATTCCATTCTTTTAGCTAATGCAACAGATGGGACAACTGGAACAACTTTTATATTGTTTTCTTTTAACTTGTTTATATATTTGCCTGGATTCCCAGCACCTGTAGTGATAACACTTACTTTTTCTTCTATTACAACATCCATAACTTCATCGACAAATGGCGACATTAACATTACATTAACACCAAAAGGTCTATCAGTCAATTCTCTCGCTTTTCTTATTTGTTCTTTGACAAAACTGGCAGGTGCATTTCCTGCACCAATAATGCCAAGTCCACCAGCATTTGAAACTGCAGCAGCCAATTCTGCTGTTGCAACCCAAGCCATTCCACCTTGAAATATAGGATATTCCAAGCCAAATAAATCAGTAATCTGTGTCTTTATCATGTTCTCACTCCTATCTCAACCACTTTATCACAGTAGAACCCCACGTTAAACCAGCGCCAAACGCAACCATCAAAATTATATCTCCATTTTTTATTCTCCCTGCTTTTAAAGCCTCGTCTAAAGCGACAATGACAGAAGCTGCAGACATATTTCCGTATTTATCCAAGTTGATAAAAACTTTTTCTTTTGACAGTTTCAACTTTTTCATTGCTGCATCTATTATTCTAATATTTGCTTGATGTGGTATAAAAAGATCTACATCTTCAGGTTTCAAT contains:
- the fabD gene encoding ACP S-malonyltransferase gives rise to the protein MKIAFIYPGQGAQYTGMGKEIYENYAEAREVFEEANDALRYDITRLCFEGPDEELMKTENTQPAILTVSIALTKVLSKRGLKADVTAGLSLGEYSSLVYSGVLSFKDAVKLVKKRGEYMQNAVPIGIGGMAAIIGLDNEVVENICYNIREFGVVEPANYNCPGQLSIAGEIKALEKAVELAKEKGAKKAVMLPVSAPFHCSMLKDAGIKLEEDLKQVPIFDMLVPVITNVTADYLKIDEVKKTLVKQVSSPVLWEQSVRKMIDDQVEVFIEIGPGKTLTGFMKRIDKTKKAINFEDMSSLDKLLSTLEVN
- the fabK gene encoding enoyl-[acyl-carrier-protein] reductase FabK, producing the protein MIKTQITDLFGLEYPIFQGGMAWVATAELAAAVSNAGGLGIIGAGNAPASFVKEQIRKARELTDRPFGVNVMLMSPFVDEVMDVVIEEKVSVITTGAGNPGKYINKLKENNIKVVPVVPSVALAKRMESIGVDAVVAEGTESGGHIGELTTMALVPQVVDAVSIPVIAAGGIGDGRGVAAAFCLGAQGVQLGTRFVCCTECTANEKYKEYIINAKDRDAVVTGRTTGHPVRSLKNHLTREFEKAEQNGASKEELEQLGAGKLRDAVVYGDVLNGSVMAGQISGLINDIKPAKAIIEDLFNDAEKIIVSLYGGFKR